A section of the Mycobacteriales bacterium genome encodes:
- the rsmA gene encoding 16S rRNA (adenine(1518)-N(6)/adenine(1519)-N(6))-dimethyltransferase RsmA: MTRRGRSAVTISTADRPGSGLLGAAAVREIAAALGLRPTKTLGQNFVIDANTVRRIVRAAGVRAEDVVLEVGPGLGSLTLGLLPEVGRVVAVEIDPVLAGALPETVRTRLPAYAHRLDVVTADAMRLEVLPGEPPTRLVANLPYNVAVPVLLHALERFPSLAGGLVMVQAEVADRLAAGPGSRTYGAPSVKARWYADVRRAGPVSRTVFWPEPRVHSGLVAFTRHAPPATTASRGEVFAVIDAAFAQRRKTLRAALSAWAGSPSAAEAVLRAAGVDPGARGEGLGVDDFARIAAARGAATGAS; encoded by the coding sequence GTGACTCGCCGTGGCCGGTCTGCGGTCACTATCTCTACAGCTGACCGCCCCGGCTCCGGGCTGCTCGGCGCCGCCGCGGTCCGCGAGATCGCTGCGGCGCTCGGCTTGCGGCCGACCAAGACGCTCGGGCAGAACTTCGTCATTGACGCGAACACCGTCCGCCGGATCGTGCGCGCGGCCGGCGTCCGCGCCGAGGACGTCGTCCTCGAGGTCGGCCCCGGGCTCGGCTCGCTGACCCTGGGGCTCCTGCCGGAGGTCGGACGGGTTGTCGCCGTGGAGATCGACCCCGTGCTCGCCGGGGCGCTTCCCGAGACGGTGCGCACGAGGCTTCCGGCCTACGCCCACCGCCTCGACGTCGTCACGGCCGACGCAATGCGCCTCGAGGTGCTGCCCGGCGAGCCCCCCACGCGGCTGGTCGCGAACCTGCCCTACAACGTCGCGGTCCCGGTGCTGCTGCACGCGCTCGAGCGGTTCCCCTCACTGGCCGGTGGGCTGGTCATGGTGCAGGCCGAGGTCGCCGACCGGCTCGCGGCCGGCCCGGGGTCCCGGACCTACGGCGCGCCGTCGGTCAAAGCCCGCTGGTACGCCGACGTACGCCGGGCCGGTCCGGTCTCCCGCACGGTCTTCTGGCCCGAGCCGCGCGTCCACTCCGGGCTGGTCGCCTTCACCCGGCACGCTCCTCCGGCCACCACGGCGAGCCGCGGCGAGGTGTTCGCCGTCATCGACGCGGCGTTCGCCCAGCGGCGCAAGACGTTGCGGGCGGCGCTTTCCGCGTGGGCCGGGTCTCCTTCGGCGGCCGAGGCGGTGCTGCGCGCCGCGGGCGTCGACCCCGGTGCGCGCGGTGAGGGCTTGGGCGTCGACGACTTCGCGCGGATCGCCGCGGCGCGCGGGGCGGCTACCGGCGCCTCCTAG
- a CDS encoding ubiquitin-like domain-containing protein: MRRSPAALAFFVAVLTLLSGGAVAYAALGKTVTVSVDGQQRQIHTFAGDVAGVLDRAGVEVGPHDLVVPDEHAAIKDGGRVVVRHARELALTVNGKERKVWVTAASVDDALGELGLRESGEFISASRSLTIPRKGLSLTVRTPQHPTILVDGHTLQPTTTARSVDDLLRWQLHLDLAPSDLVSVPSWTYPTDGLVVTVTRIRDRRVLESVALPFGTETRYDSSMYRDQKKVLQEGRPGVRTLDYIYTMRDGKPWKKKLMNSVVTQAPVTRVVVVGTKVRPAAPQHAPSADGLNWGALAQCESGGNPRAVSPGGTYRGLYQFSLGTWHGVGGAGDPIDASSGEQTYRAQILYSRSGDSPWPVCGHYLYS, encoded by the coding sequence GTGCGCCGCTCTCCTGCCGCCCTCGCGTTCTTCGTGGCCGTGCTCACCCTTCTCAGCGGTGGTGCGGTGGCCTACGCGGCGCTCGGCAAGACCGTCACGGTCTCGGTCGACGGCCAGCAGCGCCAGATCCACACGTTCGCGGGAGACGTCGCAGGAGTCCTCGACCGTGCCGGCGTCGAGGTGGGCCCGCACGACCTGGTCGTCCCCGACGAGCATGCGGCGATCAAGGACGGCGGCCGCGTCGTGGTGCGCCACGCGCGCGAGCTCGCGCTGACGGTCAACGGCAAGGAGCGCAAGGTCTGGGTGACGGCCGCCAGCGTCGACGACGCCCTCGGCGAGCTGGGCCTGCGGGAGTCCGGCGAGTTCATCTCCGCCTCGCGCTCGCTGACGATCCCCCGCAAGGGGCTCAGCCTGACCGTGCGCACCCCGCAGCACCCGACGATCCTGGTCGACGGCCACACGCTGCAGCCGACCACGACGGCGAGGAGCGTCGACGACCTGCTGCGCTGGCAGCTCCACCTCGACCTCGCGCCCAGTGACCTGGTCAGCGTGCCGTCGTGGACCTACCCCACCGACGGCCTCGTCGTGACCGTCACCCGCATCCGTGACCGCCGGGTGCTGGAGAGCGTGGCGCTGCCGTTCGGCACGGAAACCCGCTACGACTCCTCGATGTACCGCGACCAGAAGAAGGTGCTGCAGGAGGGTCGGCCGGGGGTCCGCACGCTCGACTACATCTACACGATGCGCGACGGCAAGCCCTGGAAGAAGAAGCTGATGAACAGCGTCGTCACCCAGGCTCCGGTCACCCGCGTCGTCGTCGTCGGCACCAAGGTCAGGCCGGCCGCGCCCCAGCACGCCCCGAGCGCCGACGGCCTCAACTGGGGCGCGCTCGCCCAGTGCGAGTCCGGCGGCAACCCGCGCGCCGTCTCGCCGGGCGGCACCTACCGCGGGCTCTACCAGTTCTCGTTGGGCACCTGGCACGGCGTGGGCGGTGCAGGCGACCCGATCGACGCCTCCTCGGGCGAGCAGACCTACCGGGCGCAGATCCTCTACTCCCGCAGCGGTGACTCGCCGTGGCCGGTCTGCGGTCACTATCTCTACAGCTGA
- a CDS encoding TatD family hydrolase codes for MSRGKREGERPPAPEPLAVAVPDAHCHLDLMGDDVRTSVDEARAAGIAPLLTVGIDVASSQWCAATAEQHAGVHATVAIHPNESPSATEEDFAEIARLAGLPQVVAIGETGLDHFRTGEPEWAVQEASFRRHIAIAKESGKALVIHDRDAHDDVLRVLAEEGAPEQTVFHCFSGDAAMARTCAERGFVMSFAGNVTFNNAHDLRAAAAVAPIDQLLVETDAPFLTPVPYRGRPNAPYLVPLTVRALAEVKGVETDTLCAAVAATAARVFGL; via the coding sequence ATGAGCCGAGGCAAGCGCGAGGGCGAGAGGCCGCCCGCGCCGGAGCCGCTGGCCGTCGCCGTCCCCGACGCGCACTGCCACCTCGACCTCATGGGCGACGACGTCCGGACGTCGGTCGACGAGGCGAGGGCGGCCGGCATCGCGCCCCTGCTCACCGTCGGCATCGACGTGGCCTCGTCGCAGTGGTGCGCGGCGACCGCCGAGCAGCACGCCGGTGTCCACGCCACCGTCGCGATCCACCCCAACGAGTCGCCGAGCGCCACCGAGGAGGACTTCGCCGAGATCGCCCGGCTTGCCGGTCTGCCGCAGGTCGTCGCGATCGGGGAGACCGGGCTCGACCACTTCCGCACCGGCGAGCCCGAGTGGGCCGTCCAGGAGGCGTCGTTCCGGCGGCACATCGCGATCGCGAAGGAGTCGGGCAAGGCGCTCGTCATCCACGACCGCGACGCCCACGACGACGTGCTGCGGGTTCTCGCCGAGGAGGGCGCTCCCGAGCAGACGGTCTTTCACTGCTTCTCGGGCGACGCGGCCATGGCCCGCACCTGCGCCGAGCGCGGCTTCGTGATGAGCTTCGCCGGCAACGTCACGTTCAACAACGCCCACGACCTGCGGGCGGCGGCCGCCGTCGCGCCGATCGACCAGCTGCTGGTCGAGACCGACGCACCGTTCCTCACGCCGGTGCCCTACCGCGGCCGGCCCAACGCGCCCTACCTCGTGCCGCTCACCGTGCGCGCGTTGGCCGAGGTCAAAGGGGTCGAAACCGATACGTTGTGCGCGGCCGTCGCGGCCACTGCCGCACGCGTGTTCGGGCTCTGA
- the metG gene encoding methionine--tRNA ligase, with amino-acid sequence MPRHVLTAVAWPYANGPRHIGHVAGFGVPSDIFSRYRRMTGDRVLMVSGTDEHGTPILVQAEQEGVTPKSLADRYNRVIVEDLTALGLSYDLFTRTTTRNHYAVAQEMFKTLYRNGYMIEQTTTGAVSPSTGRTLPDRYIEGTCPICGYDGARGDQCDNCGNQLDAADLINPRSRINGEVPQFVETEHFFLDLPALADALGAWLRTRTGWRPNVLRFSLNLLDDLRPRAMTRDIDWGIPVPLPGWEDNPNKRLYVWFDAVIGYLSASIEWARRGADPDAWQQWWCDPDAASYYFMGKDNITFHSQIWPAELLGYDGRGAKGGTPGDYGELQLPTEVVSSEFLTMEGKKFSSSRGVVIYVGDFLSRYDADALRYFIAAAGPENQDTDFTWSEFLRRNNDELVAGWGNLVNRSVSMAAKNVGSIPAAGDLTDADRALLSSVQQGFSTVGGHLDGSHFKAALGEAMRVVGEANKYLSDQAPWKLKNDDPQRMETVLHVALQAVSDCNTLLAPFLPHSAQRVHELLGGTGRFSPAPEIREADDLDGGTPYPVITGDYDDVPAWERREIVAGTPLAAPTPVFRKLDPSVVDEELARLEERAG; translated from the coding sequence ATGCCCCGCCACGTGCTCACCGCTGTCGCCTGGCCCTATGCCAACGGCCCCCGGCACATCGGGCACGTCGCAGGTTTCGGCGTGCCGTCGGACATCTTCAGCCGCTACCGGCGGATGACCGGCGACCGCGTGCTCATGGTCAGCGGCACGGACGAGCACGGCACGCCGATCCTCGTGCAGGCCGAGCAGGAGGGGGTGACCCCCAAGTCGCTCGCCGACCGCTACAACCGGGTGATCGTCGAGGACCTCACCGCGCTCGGGCTGTCCTACGACCTCTTCACGCGTACGACGACGCGCAACCATTACGCCGTCGCGCAGGAGATGTTCAAGACGCTCTACCGCAACGGCTACATGATCGAGCAGACGACCACCGGTGCGGTCAGCCCGTCGACCGGCCGCACGCTTCCCGACCGCTACATCGAGGGCACCTGCCCGATCTGCGGCTACGACGGCGCCCGCGGGGACCAGTGCGACAACTGCGGCAACCAGCTCGACGCGGCCGACCTGATCAACCCGCGCAGCCGCATCAACGGCGAGGTGCCCCAGTTCGTCGAGACCGAGCACTTCTTCCTCGACCTGCCGGCCCTGGCCGACGCACTCGGCGCCTGGCTGCGCACCCGCACCGGCTGGCGGCCCAACGTCCTGCGTTTCTCCCTGAACCTGCTGGACGATCTGCGCCCGCGGGCGATGACCCGCGACATCGACTGGGGCATCCCGGTGCCCTTGCCCGGCTGGGAGGACAACCCCAACAAGCGGCTCTACGTCTGGTTCGACGCGGTCATCGGCTACCTGTCGGCGTCGATCGAGTGGGCCCGGCGCGGGGCCGACCCCGACGCCTGGCAGCAGTGGTGGTGCGACCCCGATGCGGCGTCCTACTACTTCATGGGCAAGGACAACATCACGTTCCACTCGCAGATCTGGCCGGCCGAGCTGCTCGGCTACGACGGCCGTGGCGCGAAGGGCGGCACCCCGGGGGACTACGGCGAGCTCCAGCTGCCCACCGAGGTCGTGTCCAGCGAGTTCCTGACGATGGAGGGCAAGAAGTTCTCCTCGAGTCGTGGGGTCGTCATCTACGTCGGCGACTTCCTCTCCCGCTACGACGCCGACGCGCTGCGCTACTTCATCGCGGCCGCAGGCCCGGAGAACCAGGACACCGACTTCACCTGGTCGGAGTTCCTCCGGCGCAACAACGACGAGCTGGTCGCCGGCTGGGGCAACCTCGTCAACCGGTCGGTGTCGATGGCGGCCAAGAACGTCGGCTCCATCCCCGCCGCGGGCGACCTCACCGACGCGGACCGCGCCCTGCTTTCCTCGGTGCAGCAAGGCTTTTCCACCGTCGGTGGGCATCTCGACGGCTCTCACTTCAAGGCCGCGCTCGGTGAGGCGATGCGGGTCGTGGGCGAGGCCAACAAGTACCTCTCCGACCAGGCCCCGTGGAAGCTCAAGAACGACGACCCGCAGCGGATGGAGACCGTGCTGCACGTGGCGCTGCAGGCGGTGAGCGACTGCAACACGCTGCTCGCGCCGTTCCTGCCGCACAGCGCGCAGCGGGTGCACGAGCTGCTGGGCGGCACCGGCCGGTTCTCCCCCGCGCCGGAGATCCGCGAGGCCGACGACCTCGACGGCGGTACGCCGTACCCCGTCATCACCGGCGACTACGACGACGTACCGGCCTGGGAACGTCGCGAGATCGTCGCCGGCACGCCGCTGGCCGCGCCGACGCCGGTGTTCCGCAAGCTCGACCCGTCGGTCGTCGACGAGGAGCTCGCCCGCCTGGAGGAGCGGGCCGGATGA
- the rsmI gene encoding 16S rRNA (cytidine(1402)-2'-O)-methyltransferase codes for MRSDDAGRLVLAGVPIGDPADASPRLRDLLATADVIAAEDTRRLRRLAADLDVTLGGKIVSYYDSVEGARTPELLAALRGGATVLLVTDAGMPTVSDPGYRLVSAAAAEGLPVTALAGPSAVTTALAVSGLPTDRFCFEGFLPRRAGERRARLAELATEPRTLVLFEAPHRLAATVTDLAAAFGDDRPAVACRELTKTYEEVRRGSLADLAAWAAAGVRGEITLVVGGAPAAAYVGSSDDLVALVRAREQAGQSRKDAIGEVARETGLPKREVYAAVVAAKNDHPRRH; via the coding sequence ATGCGCAGCGACGACGCGGGGCGGCTCGTGCTGGCCGGCGTACCGATCGGCGATCCGGCCGACGCCTCGCCGCGGCTGCGCGACCTGCTGGCGACCGCCGACGTCATCGCCGCCGAGGACACCCGCAGGTTGCGCCGCCTCGCCGCGGATCTCGACGTCACGCTCGGCGGCAAGATCGTGTCCTACTACGACTCCGTGGAAGGGGCGCGTACGCCGGAGCTGCTGGCCGCCCTGCGCGGTGGCGCGACCGTGCTCCTCGTCACCGACGCGGGCATGCCGACGGTGTCGGATCCCGGCTACCGGTTGGTGTCCGCCGCCGCGGCCGAGGGGTTGCCGGTCACTGCGCTCGCGGGGCCGTCGGCGGTGACGACCGCGCTGGCGGTGTCGGGGCTGCCCACGGACCGGTTCTGCTTCGAAGGCTTCCTGCCGCGCCGGGCCGGCGAGCGCCGCGCGCGGCTGGCCGAGCTCGCCACGGAGCCGCGCACACTGGTGCTCTTCGAGGCGCCGCACCGGTTGGCGGCCACCGTCACCGACCTGGCCGCGGCCTTCGGCGACGACCGCCCGGCGGTGGCCTGCCGCGAGCTGACGAAGACCTACGAGGAGGTGCGCCGCGGCAGCCTGGCCGACCTGGCCGCCTGGGCCGCCGCCGGGGTCAGGGGCGAGATCACGCTCGTCGTGGGTGGCGCCCCGGCCGCGGCGTACGTCGGTAGCAGCGACGATCTGGTCGCTCTCGTCCGGGCGCGCGAGCAGGCGGGGCAGTCGCGCAAGGACGCGATCGGCGAGGTCGCGCGCGAGACGGGCCTGCCGAAGCGCGAGGTCTACGCCGCGGTCGTGGCCGCGAAGAACGACCACCCTCGTCGGCACTAG
- a CDS encoding phospholipid carrier-dependent glycosyltransferase → MATGLATGGPAPDATAELPAADQHARLARIRARLVVPLPRDVLWGWLGPLLVTGLAAYLRFHRLGVPQAKVFDEVYYSHDAWSLLHHGVELNAHDNGPGFVVHPPLGKWMIAFGEWVFGYNSYGWRFSAALVGTLSVLILARTARRMFGSTLLGCLAGLLLALEALEFVQSRVAMLDIFLMFWVVAGFACLVIDRDDGRRRLAERMEEWPASARGRGPWLGVRWWRLGVGICAGAACATKWSGVWFVIAFFLLAWAWDAGARRAAGIRHPRRAALLLDGLPSIVLLLLVPAMVYVLSWLGWFMATGATAWDHDKFVHPGQGWFAHAVAVVHGWVSYHREVYNFHVHLDAGHPYKSEPWGWLLLARPVAYFYSSPDLGQLGCHAQQCSREVLAIGTPAIWWASIPALLWTIWVWVARRDWRATAVLWGFGAGYVVWLAFPSRTMFLFYALPAVPFMILGLTLAAGSLLGRARTTLLRRRWAAAAVGAFALLVVANFFYLYPILAAKVIPQSEWHDRMWFRQCTSASSDHTVEVAPCWI, encoded by the coding sequence GTGGCGACCGGGCTGGCAACGGGGGGCCCCGCGCCCGACGCGACCGCGGAGCTGCCTGCCGCCGACCAGCACGCGCGGCTGGCCCGCATCCGCGCGCGGCTCGTGGTGCCGCTGCCGCGCGACGTGCTGTGGGGGTGGCTCGGCCCGCTGCTGGTGACCGGGCTGGCCGCCTACCTGCGCTTCCACCGGCTCGGCGTGCCGCAGGCGAAGGTCTTCGACGAGGTCTACTACAGCCACGACGCGTGGAGCCTGCTGCACCACGGCGTCGAGCTCAACGCGCACGACAACGGCCCCGGCTTCGTGGTGCACCCGCCGCTCGGCAAGTGGATGATCGCGTTCGGCGAGTGGGTGTTCGGCTACAACTCCTACGGCTGGCGGTTCTCCGCGGCGCTCGTCGGCACGCTGTCGGTGCTGATCCTCGCCCGTACGGCGCGGCGGATGTTCGGCTCGACGCTGCTCGGCTGCCTCGCCGGGCTGCTGCTGGCGCTGGAAGCGCTGGAGTTCGTGCAGAGCCGAGTCGCGATGCTCGACATCTTCCTGATGTTCTGGGTCGTCGCGGGGTTCGCCTGCCTCGTCATCGATCGTGACGACGGCCGGCGGCGCCTGGCCGAGCGTATGGAGGAGTGGCCGGCGTCGGCGCGGGGCCGCGGCCCGTGGCTCGGCGTGCGCTGGTGGCGGCTCGGTGTCGGGATCTGCGCGGGTGCCGCGTGCGCGACCAAGTGGAGCGGCGTCTGGTTCGTCATCGCGTTCTTCCTGCTGGCGTGGGCGTGGGACGCGGGCGCCCGCCGGGCGGCCGGCATCCGCCACCCGCGCCGGGCCGCGCTGCTGCTCGACGGCCTGCCCTCGATCGTCCTGCTGCTGCTCGTCCCGGCGATGGTCTACGTGCTGTCGTGGCTCGGCTGGTTCATGGCCACCGGCGCCACCGCCTGGGATCACGACAAGTTCGTGCACCCGGGGCAGGGCTGGTTCGCGCACGCCGTCGCGGTCGTGCACGGCTGGGTGAGCTACCACCGCGAGGTCTACAACTTCCACGTCCACCTCGACGCGGGCCACCCCTACAAGTCAGAGCCGTGGGGCTGGCTGCTGCTGGCCCGGCCGGTGGCGTACTTCTACTCCTCGCCGGACCTGGGCCAGCTCGGCTGCCATGCTCAGCAGTGCTCCCGCGAGGTGCTCGCGATCGGCACGCCGGCGATCTGGTGGGCGTCGATCCCGGCGCTGCTCTGGACGATCTGGGTGTGGGTCGCCCGGCGCGACTGGCGGGCGACCGCCGTGCTCTGGGGGTTCGGCGCGGGCTATGTCGTGTGGCTGGCCTTCCCCAGCCGCACGATGTTCCTCTTCTACGCGCTGCCCGCCGTGCCGTTCATGATCCTCGGGCTGACACTGGCGGCCGGCTCGTTGCTGGGCCGCGCACGAACGACGCTGCTGCGCAGACGGTGGGCCGCGGCGGCGGTCGGCGCCTTCGCCCTGCTGGTCGTGGCGAACTTCTTCTACCTGTATCCGATCCTCGCCGCGAAGGTCATCCCGCAGAGCGAGTGGCACGACCGCATGTGGTTCCGCCAGTGCACGAGCGCGAGCAGCGACCACACGGTCGAGGTCGCGCCCTGCTGGATCTAG
- a CDS encoding VOC family protein, whose product MAQASKIATVIVPMADQDAAVDFYVGKLGFEKRVDIPFGPGPDRWIEVGLPGQETTIALAPPHPEAKTGGRETGISLHTEDVDGYHAQLRGAGVDVDAEVQRMGGPVPPMFWLRDHESNVLMVVG is encoded by the coding sequence ATGGCACAAGCCAGCAAGATCGCGACGGTGATCGTCCCGATGGCCGACCAGGACGCCGCGGTGGACTTCTACGTCGGCAAGCTCGGTTTCGAGAAGCGGGTGGACATCCCGTTCGGCCCCGGCCCCGACCGCTGGATCGAGGTCGGGCTGCCCGGTCAGGAGACGACCATCGCGCTCGCGCCCCCGCACCCGGAGGCCAAGACCGGCGGCCGGGAGACCGGCATCAGCCTGCACACCGAGGACGTCGACGGCTACCACGCACAGCTGCGCGGGGCCGGCGTCGACGTCGACGCCGAGGTGCAGCGCATGGGCGGTCCGGTGCCCCCGATGTTCTGGCTTCGCGACCACGAGAGCAACGTGCTGATGGTGGTCGGCTAG
- a CDS encoding helix-turn-helix domain-containing protein, producing MRGTVAERLAADTGEELLSTGEAAARLGVSRQHVVDLCDQGVLPCSWVGKHRRVRQRDVDVVAAGARRMTRDQVRSLLLAHAIAGRIAEDPDSARALARENLRRMRESSSRGAARIWMREWERLLEGPLTELLTALTSPSPRSRELRQNNPFAGVLSEEERRRVLGAANSPKVR from the coding sequence GTGAGAGGGACCGTTGCCGAACGCCTGGCCGCCGACACTGGCGAGGAGTTGTTGAGCACTGGCGAGGCCGCGGCGCGGTTGGGCGTGTCCCGCCAGCACGTCGTTGACCTGTGCGACCAAGGCGTCCTGCCGTGTTCATGGGTGGGTAAGCACCGTCGGGTCCGTCAGCGCGACGTCGACGTGGTTGCCGCAGGTGCACGCCGGATGACTCGCGATCAGGTGCGGTCGTTGCTGCTGGCGCATGCGATCGCCGGCCGGATAGCGGAAGATCCGGACAGCGCACGGGCGCTGGCTCGCGAGAACCTGCGCCGGATGCGGGAGTCCTCCTCGCGTGGGGCCGCGCGAATCTGGATGCGGGAGTGGGAGCGGCTGCTGGAAGGCCCGCTGACCGAGCTGCTGACCGCATTGACCTCACCGTCGCCCAGATCCCGCGAGCTGCGGCAGAACAACCCCTTCGCCGGGGTGCTGTCCGAGGAGGAACGGCGTCGGGTGCTGGGGGCGGCGAACTCGCCGAAGGTGCGGTGA